One part of the Bdellovibrio bacteriovorus genome encodes these proteins:
- a CDS encoding flagellar basal body L-ring protein FlgH — MMKMISSFSILVLMVFTAGCATMQDFMASLDGPKEAPALKDINTAPRYSDNQNMGVPTDRQYKRMTKNRMEEESDLGASAGSTWVMEGQGAYLFAQNKMRKEGDLLNVTLDGPAKKQVDTKVSVIKKLLKQLEEQQQQQLNNSLAQNGDEASRAPASAEAAKKPEPAKVEEKDDGAADVANIPTRIVEKMADGNYRIKGQQPFMIGKREYKVIVTGLIRPEDFNDAGINSDKLLDPQYDVVSLRKTKSNE, encoded by the coding sequence ATGATGAAGATGATTTCTTCTTTCTCAATTTTGGTTTTGATGGTGTTCACTGCAGGTTGCGCAACCATGCAGGATTTCATGGCGTCTTTGGACGGCCCGAAAGAGGCACCGGCGCTGAAAGATATCAATACAGCGCCAAGATATTCTGACAACCAGAACATGGGTGTGCCGACCGACCGTCAGTACAAACGCATGACGAAAAACCGCATGGAAGAAGAATCCGACCTGGGTGCCAGTGCCGGATCGACATGGGTGATGGAAGGCCAGGGAGCTTATCTGTTTGCGCAAAACAAAATGCGCAAAGAAGGGGACCTGTTGAATGTGACCTTGGATGGTCCGGCCAAAAAACAGGTCGACACCAAAGTGTCAGTGATCAAAAAACTTTTGAAGCAGCTGGAAGAGCAGCAGCAACAGCAGTTGAACAACTCTTTGGCGCAAAATGGGGATGAGGCCTCCCGTGCCCCGGCTTCGGCCGAAGCGGCTAAAAAACCGGAACCTGCCAAAGTGGAGGAAAAGGATGACGGAGCCGCCGATGTGGCGAACATCCCAACCCGTATCGTGGAAAAAATGGCCGACGGCAACTATCGCATCAAAGGTCAGCAGCCGTTCATGATCGGCAAGCGTGAATACAAAGTCATCGTGACGGGTTTGATCCGTCCAGAGGACTTCAACGATGCGGGCATCAACTCGGATAAACTTCTGGATCCACAGTACGACGTGGTTTCTTTAAGAAAGACAAAGAGCAATGAATA